In a single window of the Cucumis melo cultivar AY chromosome 11, USDA_Cmelo_AY_1.0, whole genome shotgun sequence genome:
- the LOC103498399 gene encoding probable carboxylesterase 12 has product MASDDIALNAAPYFIVYKDGRIDRLIGNDIDPPGLDPITGVESKDVDISPDVTVRVYRPKSAAEKISEKLPLLVYFHGGGFCIETAFSPFYHQHISAWVAEANIIAVSVNYRRAPEHQLPIPFEDAWTSMKWIASHSEGKGQDEWLNEIADLNQVYLAGDSAGGNMAHRMALRTVTEGLEGVKIKGLQLIHPHFWGGKLIGEENDWDPNDLFVVENLWFVVSKDIKTLDDPIVNPEHDPDLGRLPAERVGVYVAEKDNLKERGRHYAECLKKSGWGGTVEVVETEGEGHVFHLFNPTCDIAGELVKQLAAFINSGCRG; this is encoded by the coding sequence ATGGCTTCCGACGATATTGCCTTAAACGCTGCACCTTATTTCATCGTTTACAAAGACGGTCGAATCGACAGGCTCATCGGCAACGATATCGATCCTCCCGGTCTCGACCCCATAACCGGCGTCGAGTCCAAGGACGTCGATATCTCGCCGGACGTCACCGTTCGTGTCTACAGACCCAAATCCGCCGCCGAAAAAATATCTGAGAAGCTCCCTCTTCTCGTTTACTTTCACGGCGGTGGGTTCTGCATCGAAACCGCATTTTCCCCTTTCTACCACCAGCACATCAGCGCTTGGGTAGCCGAAGCCAACATCATCGCCGTCTCCGTCAACTACAGGCGAGCACCGGAGCACCAGTTACCAATTCCTTTTGAAGATGCATGGACCTCCATGAAATGGATCGCGTCCCACTCGGAAGGAAAAGGACAGGATGAGTGGCTGAATGAAATCGCAGATCTGAACCAGGTTTATTTAGCCGGAGACAGCGCCGGAGGAAACATGGCACACAGGATGGCGTTGAGGACGGTGACGGAGGGGCTTGAGGGAGTGAAGATCAAGGGATTGCAATTGATTCACCCACATTTTTGGGGTGGAAAATTGATCGGAGAGGAAAATGATTGGGATCCAAATGACTTGTTCGTTGTGGAGAACCTGTGGTTTGTAGTTTCGAAGGATATAAAGACACTAGATGATCCGATTGTGAACCCAGAGCACGATCCGGATTTGGGGAGGCTGCCGGCGGAGAGAGTGGGGGTATATGTGGCGGAGAAGGACAATCTGAAGGAGAGGGGAAGGCATTATGCGGAGTGTTTGAAGAAATCGGGATGGGGTGGAACGGTGGAGGTGGTGGAGACGGAAGGAGAAGGACATGTATTCCATTTGTTCAATCCGACGTGTGATATTGCGGGGGAATTGGTGAAACAGCTGGCGGCGTTCATCAACAGCGGCTGCCGTGGGTAA